The Niastella koreensis GR20-10 genome includes a window with the following:
- a CDS encoding CHAT domain-containing protein, which translates to MIRISFLLWIMPTVFFLDGLNAQQSGINLTTIEGNLMKFKTNGEVVNYLKSELDKVQQQYGRQSAEYLELKRYYLDQYWQIFQMNVYTNSLLFKEYFPGRREVMELSAKVLGTSSFQYANDIQLYTVYFGLISSPAPTGEEFKSTMALIEKAVKIGKNVTGVSKTDQAGFLSLMYCQKGDIYRKAGGRDSAIAYYRMAIQLREQYPVYDDAFPSMLTLYAQMVSIKDYQEAIDVLEYFKPAIDANYSQQKEKQYHFISQLVSLYITNNNQEDRLWEYLHRAEGLCREVYDTLSVQYVDFLLNTKLQAYKKAGWRAENFQVLLYLANNIFKAKPALLTDSEKFYIEYSLEWYYFYRSSGENELAVEFLKKADAAVRDTMVDENSFNSKKMLYRELAMEYEAQDPQLSLSYHMKGLNLEKKAKERWGEFAVHQYHEIARFYFRYKGAGSLDSASRYCRLALDEFAKVYGVRSFFYENALFTLGTIEYKRSNGSKGYELMRPHVYAQFHDSTFSPPFGGSVFEIYGDVLNDLGKSDSADLFYQHIYIRDPTATFYRLSGTVEKQQNRNLEDLYAQNNHILNEHYKRYKLKGDKMVLKGLADQLFQKNLILAMQLHYNQALTQIKTPIDKEYLTDYQTARRAYDSLLYTASTDQAYIDSVYMILDWKRSLLVENLQANNAHDSNALLDLRMKYTYKRVQTKLKEGECFVDIRLFQRSGNNRYVYTEPTYALVLVDKNSGNKIEYFFVENVADLEQFISTARYDKLSVMLAPFIKRMQGYKKVYVHPDGVFNLLNFYALKDANDKYLLNDKTFMYVNSIGGIAAPVQAGKNKKAVFFGNPVYTKSITSPASHLTNHIFANTGIDNCSPLPYTKIEIERAAEILKAKGWKAGLYSEKKCSEEVLKKEINADIIHIASHGFYLPESETTGQAYVIKDNPYLRSGLVLGDLLVNKTSLNDNILTAYEVMGMDLSSTSLVVLSACETAKGAIKSGQGIYGIQRAFKVAGVKNVLVSVRNVDDKATQLLMEHFYTNVAAGADYVSALKNAQLEMLKHPLFNAPEYWSHFILIGE; encoded by the coding sequence ATGATTAGAATCTCATTTTTGCTGTGGATCATGCCGACGGTGTTCTTCCTGGATGGGCTTAACGCTCAGCAGTCGGGGATCAATCTGACTACGATCGAGGGTAATTTAATGAAGTTTAAGACGAATGGCGAGGTGGTGAATTATCTGAAAAGTGAATTGGATAAAGTGCAGCAGCAGTATGGAAGGCAATCGGCGGAGTATCTGGAACTGAAGCGGTATTATTTAGATCAATACTGGCAGATATTCCAGATGAATGTCTATACAAATTCTTTGCTGTTTAAAGAATATTTTCCTGGGCGCCGGGAGGTAATGGAACTAAGTGCAAAAGTATTGGGTACCAGTTCATTTCAATACGCAAACGATATCCAGCTATATACGGTTTATTTTGGCCTGATCTCCTCCCCGGCGCCAACCGGTGAGGAATTTAAAAGCACCATGGCCCTTATTGAAAAGGCAGTTAAAATCGGAAAAAATGTAACAGGGGTTTCAAAAACCGATCAGGCCGGCTTTCTCTCTTTGATGTATTGTCAGAAGGGAGATATCTACCGCAAAGCCGGCGGCCGCGATTCGGCCATAGCATATTATCGCATGGCCATACAACTCAGGGAACAATACCCTGTGTATGATGATGCTTTTCCGTCTATGCTGACTTTATATGCGCAAATGGTTTCCATAAAAGATTATCAGGAGGCTATTGACGTACTGGAATATTTTAAGCCGGCAATAGATGCGAATTACAGTCAGCAAAAAGAAAAGCAATATCATTTTATCAGCCAGCTTGTATCGTTATATATTACAAATAATAATCAGGAAGACCGGCTTTGGGAATATCTACACAGGGCGGAAGGGCTTTGCCGGGAAGTATATGATACCTTATCTGTACAATACGTAGATTTCCTGCTTAATACAAAACTGCAGGCTTATAAGAAGGCGGGATGGAGAGCTGAAAACTTTCAGGTGCTGTTATACCTGGCGAATAACATTTTTAAGGCAAAACCAGCACTGCTCACCGATAGTGAAAAATTTTATATTGAGTATTCGTTGGAGTGGTATTATTTCTACAGATCATCAGGTGAAAATGAACTGGCTGTTGAGTTTTTAAAAAAAGCAGATGCCGCAGTAAGAGACACCATGGTGGATGAAAATTCTTTTAATTCCAAGAAAATGTTGTATCGCGAACTGGCCATGGAATACGAAGCTCAGGATCCTCAATTAAGTTTATCGTATCATATGAAGGGTCTGAACCTGGAAAAAAAAGCAAAGGAGCGGTGGGGAGAGTTTGCGGTGCATCAATACCATGAAATTGCGCGGTTTTATTTCAGATACAAAGGAGCAGGTTCTCTGGATTCGGCATCCAGGTATTGCCGGCTTGCATTGGACGAGTTTGCCAAAGTGTATGGCGTAAGATCTTTTTTTTATGAGAATGCCCTGTTTACATTAGGTACTATTGAATATAAACGGTCAAACGGCAGCAAAGGGTATGAATTGATGAGACCGCATGTATACGCACAGTTTCATGACAGTACATTTAGTCCGCCTTTTGGGGGCAGTGTTTTTGAGATCTACGGGGATGTGCTTAATGATTTGGGTAAAAGCGATTCGGCTGATCTCTTTTACCAGCACATCTACATCCGTGATCCAACCGCTACCTTTTACCGGCTTTCCGGTACGGTAGAGAAGCAGCAAAACAGAAACCTCGAAGATCTGTATGCGCAGAATAACCATATTTTGAACGAGCATTATAAGCGGTATAAGCTTAAAGGCGACAAAATGGTATTAAAGGGGCTTGCCGACCAGCTATTTCAAAAAAACCTGATCCTTGCCATGCAGTTGCACTATAACCAGGCGCTCACCCAGATAAAGACGCCCATTGATAAGGAATATTTAACGGATTATCAAACGGCCAGAAGGGCTTATGATTCGCTTTTATATACCGCCTCTACTGACCAGGCTTATATCGATTCTGTGTATATGATCCTGGACTGGAAAAGAAGTTTGCTGGTTGAAAACCTGCAGGCTAATAATGCACATGATTCAAATGCGCTGCTTGATCTGAGAATGAAATATACCTATAAGCGGGTTCAAACAAAACTGAAAGAAGGGGAATGCTTTGTTGATATAAGGCTTTTTCAACGATCAGGAAACAACAGGTACGTGTATACCGAACCGACTTATGCCCTGGTGCTGGTTGATAAGAACAGTGGAAATAAGATAGAATATTTTTTTGTAGAGAATGTTGCAGACCTGGAACAGTTTATAAGCACGGCCAGGTACGATAAGTTGTCAGTAATGCTGGCGCCTTTTATAAAGCGTATGCAAGGCTATAAAAAAGTCTATGTACATCCTGATGGCGTTTTTAACCTGTTGAATTTTTACGCGTTAAAAGATGCAAACGATAAGTATCTCCTGAACGATAAAACGTTTATGTACGTGAACTCGATCGGGGGGATAGCGGCGCCGGTGCAGGCAGGTAAAAATAAAAAAGCGGTATTCTTCGGCAATCCTGTTTATACAAAAAGCATAACATCACCAGCCAGCCATTTAACGAACCATATTTTTGCAAATACCGGTATCGATAACTGCAGTCCGTTACCATACACTAAAATTGAAATTGAGCGGGCTGCGGAGATCCTGAAGGCAAAAGGCTGGAAGGCCGGATTGTACTCAGAAAAGAAATGCTCGGAGGAGGTATTAAAAAAAGAAATAAACGCCGATATCATCCATATTGCTTCTCATGGTTTTTATTTACCCGAATCGGAAACAACGGGGCAGGCGTATGTAATAAAGGATAATCCATACCTGAGAAGCGGATTGGTGTTAGGAGATTTGCTGGTGAATAAAACCAGCTTAAACGACAATATTCTTACTGCGTATGAAGTGATGGGAATGGATCTGTCCTCAACCTCACTGGTTGTATTAAGCGCCTGTGAAACCGCTAAGGGGGCTATTAAATCGGGCCAGGGCATTTATGGTATACAGCGGGCATTTAAAGTGGCCGGCGTTAAAAATGTATTGGTCTCAGTTAGGAACGTTGATGATAAGGCTACGCAATTGCTTATGGAACATTTTTATACAAATGTAGCTGCGGGAGCAGATTATGTTTCAGCCCTTAAAAACGCTCAATTGGAAATGCTTAAACATCCGTTATTCAATGCTCCTGAATATTGGAGTCATTTTATTCTTATAGGGGAGTAA
- a CDS encoding M48 family metalloprotease, with translation MFVRCLPLLVLLFLHSPLIAQVPLEKYPFVREVFSRLTDAYGSSKAAPVLKIVPRKSPGVIAQYLAYPAATVEIDEVLINLCRSWAKDSSNALAIVLGHELAHYYSDHNWCSDYAWALRNTNLGKTLNAVSKVSKIEKESIADSYSLYYAALAGYQGFDIFDKLLDQIYQLYKLPEVLAGYPTKKERKELNHVQSEKIKTLVPVFEAGIVLKSLKHYEEAANCFEYLISYFPGREIYNNYGVCKFLQAQYYQPAGTINFIYPVDVDPSSRIYPQHDRGIDTVNREKKYNELLQEARRAFEKAISFDEQYLPSYLNLACLYDLRGNYQAALGVVHDVQHTHDFENTDLQLIKAISLYHMGNNKEAKRLLLPLSKLKNDLYEYNYELLGFLMAGENRFAQIEKWKDEWVHDKVGVRTDTCDVSLPVPATYNPPGALSPVSDSLKVGQAVIGNSKLLTVEMRRARLMALVVVEKFTGSQTRSANAAFWVNNGKCLLVQFPTINWRISYKEIPYD, from the coding sequence TGCACCCGTCCTGAAAATAGTACCCAGGAAATCACCCGGGGTCATAGCACAGTATCTCGCCTATCCCGCCGCGACAGTTGAAATTGACGAAGTGTTGATCAACCTGTGCCGGAGTTGGGCAAAAGACTCTTCCAATGCGCTGGCGATTGTACTTGGCCATGAGCTGGCCCATTATTACAGCGATCATAACTGGTGCAGCGATTATGCATGGGCGCTTCGGAATACAAATCTTGGTAAAACGTTGAACGCTGTATCTAAAGTGTCAAAGATCGAGAAGGAATCGATTGCCGACAGTTACAGTTTGTATTACGCCGCCCTGGCCGGTTACCAGGGGTTTGACATCTTTGATAAATTACTCGACCAAATTTACCAGCTTTATAAATTACCCGAAGTACTGGCTGGCTACCCGACTAAAAAAGAAAGAAAAGAGCTCAATCATGTTCAGTCGGAAAAGATCAAAACGTTGGTGCCGGTGTTTGAGGCAGGTATTGTACTGAAAAGCCTGAAGCATTACGAGGAAGCCGCAAATTGTTTTGAGTATCTTATCAGTTACTTTCCCGGGCGGGAGATTTACAACAATTATGGCGTATGCAAATTTTTACAGGCGCAATATTATCAGCCTGCCGGAACCATAAACTTTATCTACCCGGTAGATGTTGATCCTTCAAGCAGAATTTACCCGCAGCACGACAGGGGTATTGATACGGTAAATCGGGAGAAAAAATATAATGAGCTGTTACAGGAGGCCAGACGCGCATTTGAGAAAGCCATTTCATTTGATGAACAATATTTGCCGTCTTATTTAAACCTGGCCTGTTTGTACGACCTGCGGGGCAACTATCAGGCGGCATTGGGAGTTGTGCATGACGTGCAGCATACACATGATTTTGAAAATACCGATCTCCAGCTTATAAAGGCCATTTCGCTTTACCATATGGGAAACAACAAAGAAGCCAAACGGCTGCTGCTGCCTTTAAGTAAGCTGAAGAATGATTTGTATGAATATAATTATGAACTCCTTGGTTTTTTGATGGCAGGGGAGAATCGTTTTGCTCAAATAGAAAAGTGGAAAGATGAATGGGTGCATGATAAAGTGGGGGTAAGAACCGACACCTGCGATGTTTCGTTGCCTGTACCTGCAACGTATAATCCGCCAGGTGCTTTATCTCCTGTAAGTGATTCTTTAAAGGTAGGGCAGGCGGTTATTGGTAATAGTAAACTATTGACCGTGGAGATGCGCAGGGCCAGGTTAATGGCCCTGGTAGTGGTTGAAAAATTTACAGGATCACAAACCCGTTCAGCGAATGCTGCGTTTTGGGTAAATAATGGAAAATGTTTGCTGGTTCAATTCCCAACAATTAACTGGCGTATCAGTTATAAAGAAATTCCTTATGATTAG